In Xiphias gladius isolate SHS-SW01 ecotype Sanya breed wild chromosome 5, ASM1685928v1, whole genome shotgun sequence, the following are encoded in one genomic region:
- the LOC120790037 gene encoding uncharacterized protein LOC120790037 produces MERSKVFLLSVKNSYHVVIHAWSVVLAVISQVISVIFFSLAKDSSVPNALFQTSSRNVSETFPLEVTMDWWSESYWSMIDFWSMVWLVDAVVSLFKRNVLGPQSCNPEIHPPAFYLMWTMVNIARICSMPLWDRHNILGAVLLTWNLPVLSFYMLYMSYSNLDKHKAWLAINNPSVITWTRYLTQSGLAVFAWYSFLNAVVGLGIVLKYKAGVPDPLVSTIVLVIVSLCTITWFILQSFLLTKYLHYTFGVYAILILCLGAMFTRSYDIDDLTANSVYCGFLMLLMSILSVIHLMSVCLYTDKSSKPLELEPYLKFEGCETVCQPEGKIKPKLQY; encoded by the exons ATGGAGAGGTCCAAGGTGTTTCTCCTCTCAGTGAAAAACAGTTACCATGTTGTGATACATGCTTGGAGCGTCGTCCTGGCTGTCATTAGTCAGGTGATCTCAGTAATCTTCTTTAGTCTGGCAAAGGACAGCAGCGTGCCCAATG CTCTGTTTCAGACCTCATCCAGGAATGTTTCTGAGACCTTCCCCCTGGAGGTGACTATGGACTGGTGGTCAGAAAGTTACTGGAGTATGATCGACTTTTGGTCGATGGTTTGGCTTGTGGATGCAGTGGTCAGCCTTTTTAAAAG AAACGTCCTTGGTCCTCAGTCTTGCAATCCAGAAATCCACCCTCCGGCATTTTATCTGATGTGGACCATGGTTAACATTGCAAGGATATGCAGCATGCCTCTATGGGACAGACA CAATATACTTGGAGCTGTCTTACTCACATGGAATCTACCAGTCCTCAGCTTCTACATGCTCTACATGTCCTACTCTAACCTCGACAAGCACAAAGCCTGGCTAGCCATCAACAACCCAAGTGTGATCACGTGGACACGATACCTG ACCCAGAGCGGGTTGGCAGTGTTTGCCTGGTACTCATTCTTGAATGCTGTGGTGGGCCTTGGCATAGTGCTCAAATACAAAGCTGGTGTGCCAGACCCTCTGGTCAGCACCATCGTGCTCGTCATAGTCTCCTTGTGCACTATAACCTG GTTTATCCTACAGAGCTTCCTGTTAACCAAATACTTGCATTATACATTTGGCGTTTATGCCATTCTCATTTTGTGCCTGGGTGCAATGTTCACCAGAAGCTATGATATCGATGACCTCACTGCAAACTCAGTTTATTGCG GTTTTCTTATGCTCCTGATGTCCATCCTGAGTGTGATCCATTTGatgtctgtatgtctgtacaCGGATAAGTCAAGCAAACCTCTTGAATTGGAGCCCTATCTGAAATTTGAAGGCTGTGAGACCGTGTGCCAACCGGAAGGGAAGATCAAGCCAAAACTTCAGTACTGA